The following coding sequences lie in one Alloacidobacterium dinghuense genomic window:
- a CDS encoding VWA domain-containing protein, with protein MKTVLASKFLLPCVLAAGFPFSVATFSRAQSQTAPAPTPPLAQTQPAIPAKSAGQQPNGQPPNGQQPGDQQYTITATANEVDLVFTVTDKHGRFIKDLQQRDFALLDDQKAPAQVYSFTQQTNLPLRVGIVIDTSTSIRQRFSFEQQAAAEFLFKSIQPRSDKAFVMGFDVTPDYKQDWTNNLDLLNTGINALRSGGGTALFDAIYSACRDKLLDASRGQEPVRKAIVLVSDGDDNQSHAYLTDAIKECQRAETIVYAISTNVSPSRDRGDDTLTKIAEATGGRAFFPKRMEDMSLNFADIEDELRSQYALVYKPADFIANGAFRTIYLFCLDRRYTVRARQGYFAPKSQ; from the coding sequence ATGAAGACGGTCCTTGCCTCAAAGTTTCTCCTGCCTTGCGTGCTTGCAGCTGGTTTTCCTTTTTCTGTTGCGACTTTTTCCCGGGCGCAATCACAGACGGCACCTGCCCCGACTCCGCCGCTTGCGCAGACGCAGCCTGCCATTCCCGCGAAATCGGCTGGGCAACAGCCGAACGGTCAGCCGCCAAATGGCCAGCAACCGGGCGATCAGCAATATACGATCACGGCGACAGCCAACGAAGTCGATCTCGTCTTCACGGTCACGGATAAGCACGGCCGCTTCATCAAGGACCTGCAGCAGCGCGATTTCGCCCTGCTTGACGATCAGAAAGCCCCAGCGCAGGTTTACAGCTTCACCCAGCAGACGAATCTGCCCCTGCGTGTCGGGATTGTGATCGACACCAGCACTTCCATTCGGCAGCGCTTCTCGTTTGAGCAGCAGGCGGCAGCGGAATTTCTCTTCAAGAGCATCCAGCCGAGGTCGGATAAGGCCTTCGTGATGGGCTTCGATGTCACACCCGACTACAAGCAAGACTGGACCAACAATCTCGACCTGTTGAACACCGGCATCAACGCTCTGCGCTCGGGCGGCGGCACCGCGCTCTTTGATGCAATCTACTCGGCATGCCGGGATAAGCTGCTCGACGCCTCTCGCGGACAGGAACCCGTACGTAAGGCTATCGTGCTCGTTTCCGATGGCGACGACAACCAGAGCCACGCTTACCTGACCGATGCCATCAAGGAATGCCAGCGGGCTGAAACCATCGTCTACGCCATCAGCACCAACGTGAGCCCGAGCCGCGACCGCGGCGACGACACGCTCACGAAAATTGCAGAAGCCACCGGCGGCCGCGCATTCTTTCCCAAGCGCATGGAAGACATGTCACTGAATTTTGCGGACATCGAAGACGAATTGCGCAGCCAGTACGCGCTGGTTTACAAGCCTGCGGACTTCATCGCAAACGGAGCCTTTCGAACGATCTATCTTTTCTGTCTCGACCGGCGATACACGGTACGCGCGCGTCAGGGCTACTTTGCGCCAAAGTCGCAATAG
- the ligA gene encoding NAD-dependent DNA ligase LigA, giving the protein MTKSTAADRIEALRDEIRHHEHLYYVMDSPEISDAEYDVLVRELQALEKEHPELITPDSPTQRVGGKPKEGFPKVAHSRPMLSLDNVTSEEELRDWDRRVRERVGEGVEISYVCEYKLDGLSMALLYQEGPDGSAQLARGLTRGNGTIGEDVTTNVRTIRSVPLSVSAAKLRKAKLPPMFEVRGEVVMPLKAFVKANEEREAQGLAPAANPRNYAAGTIRTLEPNIVAQRRLDFYAYFALTTTGETIFSEQSDALDALTAAGFRVNPHREAIHSFDKLMGFVDRAEKHRADLGYEIDGVVIKVSSTDLQARLGYTGRAPRWAVAYKFTARAGTTQVEDIKVQVGRTGKLTPVAWLRPVVIGGTTVSRATLHNADFIEELGLKIGDWVKVERGGDVIPKVVEVVEDTEHSRGHTTFHFPTHCPECNSEIVRAEGEADYRCVNADCPARLRESLLHYSSRGVMNIEGLGEAVVNQLLDRKMVRSIAELYKLDEEKLLSLERIGEKTARTLLKEIEQSKKAPLNRVLYGLGIRFIGERTAQLLAEEFGSMNALMAASQEELERVNEVGPRVSQAIREFFDEETNRRLVEHLRDAGLTFTAEKRKKSSELEGLTFVLTGTLPTLSREDAKAKIESAGGRVSGSVSKKTSYVVAGEEAGSKLDKAQELKVPVIDEAKLLELLNGR; this is encoded by the coding sequence ATGACCAAAAGCACCGCAGCTGACCGGATTGAAGCATTGCGCGATGAGATACGGCATCATGAGCACCTTTACTATGTGATGGATTCTCCTGAGATTTCAGACGCCGAATACGACGTTCTGGTACGCGAGCTGCAGGCGCTTGAGAAAGAGCATCCGGAGCTGATCACACCCGATTCGCCGACACAGCGCGTAGGCGGCAAACCCAAAGAAGGTTTCCCGAAGGTCGCGCATTCGCGTCCGATGCTCTCGCTAGACAACGTGACCAGCGAAGAGGAGCTGCGCGATTGGGACCGCCGCGTGCGTGAGCGCGTGGGCGAAGGTGTCGAGATCAGCTATGTCTGCGAGTACAAGCTGGATGGCCTTTCGATGGCGCTTCTCTATCAGGAGGGGCCGGATGGTTCAGCGCAGCTGGCGCGCGGGCTGACGCGCGGCAATGGAACGATCGGCGAGGATGTGACCACAAATGTTCGCACGATTCGTTCGGTCCCGCTTTCCGTTTCTGCGGCAAAGCTGCGCAAGGCGAAGCTGCCGCCTATGTTCGAAGTGCGCGGTGAGGTGGTCATGCCGCTGAAGGCTTTTGTGAAAGCGAATGAAGAACGCGAAGCGCAGGGACTTGCCCCGGCGGCAAACCCGCGCAACTATGCCGCAGGCACGATTCGCACGCTCGAGCCGAATATCGTTGCCCAACGCCGGCTTGATTTCTATGCCTACTTTGCACTGACAACGACAGGCGAGACCATCTTCAGCGAGCAGAGCGATGCACTGGACGCGTTGACTGCGGCCGGGTTCCGCGTGAATCCGCATCGCGAGGCGATTCACAGCTTCGACAAGCTGATGGGCTTTGTGGATCGCGCGGAGAAACACCGCGCGGATCTGGGATACGAAATTGACGGCGTCGTCATCAAAGTCAGCTCAACGGATCTGCAGGCACGGCTCGGGTATACCGGTCGCGCGCCGCGCTGGGCCGTAGCCTATAAATTCACGGCGCGTGCTGGAACGACACAGGTTGAGGACATCAAGGTGCAGGTGGGCCGCACAGGCAAGCTGACTCCGGTGGCATGGCTTAGGCCTGTGGTGATTGGCGGAACAACGGTCAGCCGTGCGACGCTGCATAACGCCGATTTTATTGAGGAGTTGGGTCTGAAGATCGGCGACTGGGTCAAGGTCGAGCGCGGCGGCGATGTGATTCCGAAAGTGGTGGAAGTCGTCGAGGACACGGAACATTCGCGTGGGCACACGACGTTTCACTTCCCCACGCATTGCCCTGAATGCAACAGCGAAATCGTTCGCGCGGAAGGCGAGGCCGATTATCGATGTGTAAATGCCGATTGCCCGGCGCGTCTGCGGGAAAGCCTGCTGCATTATTCCTCTCGTGGCGTGATGAATATCGAAGGGCTGGGCGAGGCCGTGGTAAACCAGCTGCTTGATCGAAAAATGGTGCGCAGCATTGCCGAACTCTACAAGCTCGACGAAGAGAAGCTGCTGTCCCTGGAACGCATTGGTGAAAAGACGGCGCGAACGCTGCTCAAAGAAATCGAGCAGTCGAAGAAGGCTCCGCTCAATCGCGTGCTATACGGCCTGGGGATTCGCTTTATCGGCGAGCGTACGGCACAGTTGCTTGCCGAGGAGTTCGGATCGATGAACGCGCTGATGGCTGCTTCGCAGGAGGAGCTGGAACGCGTGAACGAAGTGGGGCCGCGTGTTTCGCAGGCGATTCGCGAGTTCTTCGATGAAGAGACGAACCGGCGGCTCGTGGAACATCTGCGCGACGCCGGGCTGACGTTCACGGCTGAGAAGCGAAAGAAGTCTTCAGAACTGGAAGGCCTGACGTTTGTGCTGACCGGCACGCTGCCGACCCTGTCCCGCGAAGACGCTAAGGCGAAGATTGAATCCGCAGGCGGACGTGTGTCTGGTTCAGTGAGCAAGAAGACGAGCTACGTTGTTGCAGGCGAAGAAGCTGGCTCGAAGCTGGATAAAGCGCAAGAGCTGAAGGTCCCCGTCATTGACGAGGCGAAGCTGCTGGAGCTGCTCAATGGCAGATAG
- a CDS encoding metal-dependent hydrolase, translated as MEPVTHFLTGACLARSGFNRKAAYATLAMTLAAEAPDLDVFWAFRGPVAGFEHHRGITHTFIAAPFIALITVAVVWMIHKIRKKPPQAPVRWGLLWCFALIAHLSHLLLDFTNNYGLRPFFPFNPRWYSWDIVFIFEPLMFAALLLALVLPWFFGLADREIGAKRVKFRGRGWAIAAFVFIALLYTVRNAEHAHAINLVRNSSVINAPILRVSAEPEPINPFLWQAIIETADFYQRAAVHTRSDQIELDPSEDVFYKPPVTMATLAAKRSLLGRVYLDWAQWPVVEDKGAMPPPGYNIDPPDPNWHTVQFRDLRFDYPVLTRKASDSILSGWVYVGPQNEIEGMFMSGKEQKD; from the coding sequence ATGGAACCCGTCACACACTTCCTGACCGGAGCCTGCCTCGCCCGCTCCGGTTTCAACCGCAAGGCAGCCTATGCAACGCTCGCCATGACACTGGCGGCCGAAGCCCCCGATCTCGATGTCTTCTGGGCCTTTCGCGGCCCGGTTGCCGGATTCGAGCATCATCGCGGCATCACGCACACTTTCATCGCCGCGCCTTTCATCGCCCTCATTACGGTGGCTGTTGTGTGGATGATCCACAAGATCCGTAAGAAGCCGCCGCAGGCTCCGGTGCGTTGGGGCCTGCTCTGGTGCTTTGCCCTGATTGCCCATCTCAGTCATCTGCTGCTTGATTTCACCAATAACTACGGTCTGCGTCCGTTCTTTCCGTTTAATCCGCGATGGTATTCGTGGGATATCGTCTTCATTTTCGAGCCGCTCATGTTCGCCGCGCTTTTGCTGGCGCTGGTTCTGCCGTGGTTCTTTGGTCTTGCCGACCGCGAGATCGGCGCGAAACGCGTTAAGTTTCGCGGACGAGGCTGGGCGATTGCCGCGTTCGTCTTTATTGCTTTGCTCTACACCGTGCGCAACGCGGAACACGCGCACGCGATCAACCTTGTCCGTAATTCCAGCGTTATCAATGCGCCTATCCTGCGCGTCTCCGCTGAGCCCGAGCCGATCAACCCATTCCTCTGGCAGGCCATCATCGAAACCGCAGACTTCTACCAGCGCGCTGCCGTGCACACGCGCTCAGATCAGATTGAACTCGACCCATCTGAAGATGTGTTCTACAAGCCGCCCGTAACCATGGCCACCCTCGCGGCAAAGCGCTCCTTGCTGGGCCGCGTCTATCTCGACTGGGCACAGTGGCCGGTGGTTGAAGACAAAGGCGCGATGCCACCACCGGGCTACAATATCGATCCGCCCGACCCTAACTGGCACACGGTTCAGTTCCGCGATCTACGCTTTGATTATCCCGTCCTCACGCGGAAAGCGAGCGACTCGATCCTCTCCGGCTGGGTCTACGTCGGTCCGCAAAATGAAATCGAAGGCATGTTCATGAGCGGCAAGGAACAAAAGGATTAA
- a CDS encoding YncE family protein: MRIFYSMIAGILTLTLHGQTIAVVQEGPGKVLVFPAADPSHPTAIAVGEKPHEIELTPDGRTAYVSNFGLLEANHKAGTPGTTISVLDLERRVVRARFKLPAGFTAPHGLKLRPPKFQELFTNAEEGNAGMVVFDAASGAVLRTFPLPPGVHNFIFNADGSALFAFTTEGKVCRIDPEAGKMKVCIATGSPRGLAWTADGHHLIVSGKSELLMLEPDRLTGVTKFGHLDVGQIFYPSVTPDGRWILAPAVLDGVVLVIDAKTGAVAHRIETGSPLLAALDADGKHAWVSNVRIPAGLFNPETKARDGGLVKIDLSTFQTTAIPGIVDTNGLAIAASR, encoded by the coding sequence GTGCGAATTTTCTACAGCATGATCGCCGGGATACTCACCCTCACCTTGCATGGGCAGACGATTGCCGTCGTTCAGGAAGGCCCCGGCAAGGTGCTGGTTTTTCCGGCTGCGGATCCGTCACACCCGACTGCAATCGCCGTAGGTGAGAAGCCGCATGAGATCGAACTGACTCCGGACGGGCGGACAGCGTATGTCTCGAACTTCGGCTTGCTTGAAGCGAATCACAAGGCGGGAACTCCGGGGACGACGATTTCGGTTCTCGATCTGGAGCGGCGTGTCGTGCGCGCCCGCTTCAAACTGCCTGCGGGATTCACGGCCCCACATGGGTTGAAGCTGCGGCCTCCAAAATTTCAAGAGCTTTTCACGAATGCGGAAGAAGGCAATGCCGGTATGGTTGTCTTCGATGCAGCGTCTGGCGCCGTGCTGCGGACCTTTCCGCTACCGCCCGGAGTGCATAACTTCATCTTCAATGCAGATGGCTCGGCGCTGTTTGCATTCACGACCGAGGGAAAGGTTTGCCGTATCGATCCTGAGGCGGGGAAAATGAAGGTATGTATTGCGACCGGATCTCCGCGTGGGCTGGCGTGGACTGCTGATGGGCACCACCTCATCGTGTCGGGAAAAAGTGAGCTGCTGATGCTTGAACCCGACAGGCTCACCGGCGTGACGAAATTCGGCCATCTTGATGTGGGACAGATTTTCTATCCTTCGGTAACGCCGGATGGACGCTGGATTCTTGCTCCAGCGGTTCTGGATGGAGTGGTGCTGGTCATCGATGCTAAAACAGGCGCGGTGGCACACCGGATTGAAACGGGGAGTCCGTTGCTCGCTGCTCTCGATGCGGACGGAAAGCATGCGTGGGTCTCGAATGTTCGCATTCCGGCGGGGCTCTTCAATCCCGAGACGAAGGCCCGCGACGGCGGGCTGGTGAAGATTGACCTCTCGACGTTTCAGACGACAGCCATTCCGGGAATTGTCGATACGAACGGGCTGGCGATTGCTGCATCTCGATAA